The following coding sequences are from one Bradyrhizobium sp. 200 window:
- a CDS encoding TRAP transporter large permease subunit, protein MTAFLIANMAPIMFAALVIMLLLGYPAAFSLGAVGLLFAIVGIELGEFRPDFLQALPERVYGVMNNDTLLAIPFFTFMGLVLERSGMAEDLLDTIGQLFGTIRGGLAYAVVFVGALLAATTGVVAASVISMGLISLPIMLRYGYDRRMATGIIAASGTLAQIIPPSLVLIVMADQLGKSVGDMYEGAFIPGMVLAGLYAGYAFLVTMIFPKAAPGLPAEAIGFREKDGSRGLWSLGVLFIASCVFGWFMMRSSEARGADYVVLSMFYGILFAFFVAVVNWVIDKFTGFRFLSAMAQQTTFVMVPPLFLIFLVLGTIFIGIATPTEGGAMGAAGAIILGAAKRRLSWDLIRQATESTAKLSAFVVFILIGARVFSLTFYGVNGHVWVEHLLTSLPGGQIGFLIFVNALVFVLAFFLDFFELAFIIIPLLGPVAEKLGIDLIWFGVILGVNMQTSFMHPPFGFALFYLRSVAPKESYLDRVTGKRMDPVTTGQIYWGAVPFVVIQVIMVLLVIAFPQMVMHYKGTASTVDPNTIKIEVPQIEMPPLDFGGPKQ, encoded by the coding sequence ATGACAGCCTTTCTTATTGCCAACATGGCGCCGATCATGTTCGCGGCGCTGGTGATCATGCTGCTGCTTGGCTATCCGGCGGCGTTTTCGCTCGGTGCGGTCGGCCTGCTTTTCGCTATCGTCGGCATCGAACTCGGAGAGTTCCGACCGGATTTCCTGCAGGCTCTTCCCGAGCGTGTTTACGGCGTGATGAACAACGACACGCTGCTCGCGATCCCGTTCTTTACGTTCATGGGGTTGGTGCTGGAGCGATCCGGCATGGCCGAGGACTTGCTCGATACCATCGGACAGTTGTTCGGCACCATCCGCGGCGGTCTGGCCTATGCCGTCGTGTTCGTCGGCGCCCTGCTCGCAGCTACAACCGGCGTCGTTGCCGCTTCCGTGATTTCGATGGGCCTGATCTCGCTGCCGATCATGTTGCGCTATGGTTACGACCGCCGGATGGCGACGGGCATCATCGCGGCCTCAGGCACGTTGGCGCAAATCATTCCGCCTTCGCTAGTTCTGATCGTGATGGCCGACCAGCTCGGCAAGTCGGTCGGCGACATGTACGAAGGCGCCTTCATCCCGGGTATGGTGCTTGCGGGCCTGTATGCCGGATACGCCTTTCTCGTGACGATGATCTTCCCGAAGGCGGCGCCGGGGCTGCCGGCGGAGGCGATTGGCTTCCGCGAGAAGGACGGCAGCCGCGGACTATGGTCTCTCGGCGTACTTTTCATCGCCAGTTGCGTGTTCGGCTGGTTCATGATGCGCAGTTCGGAGGCCCGCGGCGCCGACTACGTCGTGCTCAGCATGTTCTATGGCATCCTGTTCGCTTTCTTCGTGGCGGTCGTGAACTGGGTGATCGACAAATTCACCGGTTTCCGCTTCCTGTCCGCGATGGCGCAGCAAACGACGTTTGTCATGGTGCCGCCGCTGTTCCTGATCTTCCTCGTGCTCGGTACGATCTTCATCGGCATCGCGACCCCTACCGAGGGTGGCGCGATGGGCGCCGCTGGTGCGATCATTCTCGGCGCCGCCAAGCGACGACTAAGCTGGGACCTGATCCGGCAGGCCACGGAGTCGACCGCGAAGCTTTCCGCCTTCGTCGTATTCATCCTGATCGGCGCGCGGGTGTTCTCGCTGACCTTCTACGGCGTGAACGGCCACGTGTGGGTCGAGCATCTCTTGACTTCCCTCCCCGGCGGCCAGATCGGCTTCCTCATTTTCGTCAACGCGCTCGTCTTCGTTCTTGCCTTCTTCCTCGACTTCTTCGAACTCGCCTTCATCATCATCCCGCTGCTCGGGCCGGTGGCGGAAAAACTCGGCATCGACCTGATCTGGTTCGGCGTGATCCTCGGCGTCAACATGCAGACGTCGTTCATGCATCCGCCATTCGGGTTCGCATTGTTCTATTTGCGCTCAGTTGCACCAAAGGAATCCTATCTCGATCGTGTGACTGGCAAGCGTATGGATCCGGTCACGACCGGCCAGATCTATTGGGGCGCCGTGCCGTTCGTCGTCATCCAGGTCATCATGGTGCTGTTGGTGATCGCGTTCCCGCAAATGGTGATGCACTACAAGGGCACGGCATCGACAGTCGACCCGAACACGATCAAGATCGAGGTACCGCAGATCGAGATGCCGCCGCTGGATTTCGGCGGACCGAAACAGTAG
- a CDS encoding TRAP transporter small permease subunit, which translates to MQALLKLSRGIDAFTRWTGKRLAWLILVAVVISAVNAVMRKTFDISSNSWLELQWVLFSIVFLLCSPWTLLDNEHIRIDIVSNGLPKTARNVIDVVGHAFFLMPLCIVMIITGGPFFMRSFEVNEQSGNAGGLPQWPAKSLVIIGFVFLLVQGISELIKRIAVMRGLIPDPHASQVHALEAEVEHLVEAIEKR; encoded by the coding sequence TTGCAAGCGCTCTTGAAATTGAGCCGTGGAATCGACGCGTTCACGCGGTGGACGGGTAAGCGCCTAGCATGGCTGATTCTCGTTGCCGTGGTGATTTCGGCCGTCAACGCCGTCATGCGCAAAACCTTCGACATTTCATCCAACTCATGGCTTGAGCTGCAATGGGTGCTTTTCAGCATCGTCTTTCTGCTTTGCTCGCCGTGGACTTTGCTCGACAACGAACACATCCGGATCGACATCGTCAGTAATGGGCTACCGAAGACCGCACGCAACGTGATCGATGTCGTTGGCCACGCGTTCTTTCTGATGCCGCTGTGCATTGTCATGATCATCACCGGCGGGCCGTTCTTTATGCGTTCGTTCGAAGTCAACGAGCAATCGGGCAACGCCGGCGGGCTTCCGCAATGGCCCGCCAAATCGCTGGTTATCATCGGATTCGTGTTCCTGCTGGTTCAGGGCATTTCCGAGCTGATCAAGCGCATCGCCGTGATGCGCGGCCTTATTCCGGATCCACACGCATCACAAGTACACGCGCTTGAGGCCGAGGTCGAACACCTCGTCGAGGCGATCGAAAAACGCTGA
- a CDS encoding TRAP transporter large permease subunit, with the protein MITLEMMPPLMFGGLILAMLIGFPVAFTLAALGLSFGFLSIYLGFFDMNFLQAIPGRIFGSVLSNELLLAIPFFTFMGSVLERCGLAEDMLDSMGQLFGPVRGGLGYSVIIVGFILGAITGTVAAQVIAMALISMPVMLRYGYNVRYITGVLAASGTITQLVPPSLVLIVMADQLGKSVGDMYLGAWGPSVLQIALFAGYTFFLGLFLPHHVPPVPKEARTLTGWPLWRKCLMGIIPSAVLIFVVLGTMMLGLATPTEAGAMGAIGAIVLAAIHHKELSSKGHKMLLIGIVATGVGAIVGVLLGEGKLFKLTFAVVYLAVIWLCLEAVRIPDLRDLIKQGYQSTMRLSTMVVFILIGSTCFSVVFLGVSGGVWLEHHLTSLPGGVWGFLIFINLFIFFLAFFLDFFEIAFIILPMVAPIAQKVLTPVVGADAALIWFGVMLCVNMQTSFLHPPFGFALFYLRGVAPKEVKSSDIYWGALPWIGLQAIMVAIVIAFPVTVTALLDKPLDVDLSKVKIVVPEIELPPPLDFGPQKQ; encoded by the coding sequence ATGATCACGCTGGAGATGATGCCGCCGCTGATGTTCGGCGGCTTGATTCTGGCCATGCTGATCGGCTTTCCGGTGGCCTTCACGCTGGCCGCGCTCGGGCTGTCGTTCGGCTTCCTGTCGATCTATCTCGGCTTCTTCGACATGAACTTCCTGCAGGCGATTCCGGGGCGCATCTTCGGCAGCGTGCTTTCCAACGAATTGCTGCTGGCGATTCCCTTCTTCACCTTCATGGGCTCGGTCCTCGAGCGGTGCGGCCTTGCCGAAGACATGCTGGACTCGATGGGCCAGTTGTTCGGCCCGGTTCGCGGCGGCCTCGGCTATTCCGTCATCATCGTCGGCTTCATCCTCGGCGCGATCACCGGCACGGTGGCGGCGCAAGTCATCGCCATGGCGCTGATCTCAATGCCGGTGATGCTGCGCTATGGCTATAACGTGCGCTACATCACCGGCGTGCTCGCGGCATCCGGCACCATCACCCAGTTGGTGCCACCCTCGCTGGTGCTGATCGTGATGGCCGACCAGCTCGGCAAATCGGTCGGCGACATGTATCTCGGCGCCTGGGGACCATCGGTGCTCCAGATCGCCCTGTTCGCCGGCTATACGTTCTTTCTGGGATTGTTTTTGCCCCATCACGTGCCGCCCGTGCCCAAGGAGGCGCGAACGCTGACCGGCTGGCCGCTCTGGCGCAAATGCCTGATGGGCATCATTCCCTCGGCCGTGCTGATCTTCGTGGTGCTGGGCACCATGATGCTCGGCTTGGCGACGCCGACCGAAGCCGGCGCGATGGGCGCCATCGGCGCCATCGTTCTCGCCGCGATCCACCACAAGGAGCTGAGCAGCAAAGGACACAAGATGCTCCTCATCGGCATCGTCGCCACCGGCGTCGGCGCCATCGTCGGGGTTCTGCTCGGCGAAGGAAAGCTGTTCAAGCTGACCTTCGCGGTGGTCTATCTGGCCGTCATCTGGCTCTGCCTCGAAGCCGTCCGCATCCCGGACCTGCGCGACCTGATCAAGCAGGGCTACCAGTCGACGATGCGCCTCTCCACCATGGTGGTGTTCATCCTGATCGGCTCGACCTGCTTCTCCGTAGTGTTCCTCGGCGTCTCCGGCGGCGTCTGGCTTGAGCACCACCTGACTTCGCTTCCCGGCGGCGTCTGGGGCTTCCTGATCTTCATCAACCTCTTCATCTTCTTTCTGGCGTTCTTCCTCGACTTCTTCGAGATCGCCTTCATCATCCTGCCGATGGTGGCGCCGATCGCGCAAAAGGTGCTGACGCCCGTGGTGGGAGCCGATGCCGCGCTGATCTGGTTCGGCGTCATGCTCTGCGTCAACATGCAGACGTCGTTCCTGCATCCGCCGTTTGGTTTTGCGCTGTTCTATTTGCGCGGCGTTGCGCCCAAGGAAGTGAAGAGTTCCGATATCTATTGGGGGGCACTGCCCTGGATCGGCCTGCAGGCGATCATGGTGGCGATCGTGATCGCCTTCCCCGTCACGGTGACGGCTCTGCTCGACAAGCCGCTCGACGTCGATCTCAGCAAGGTCAAGATCGTGGTGCCGGAAATCGAGCTCCCGCCGCCGCTGGATTTCGGGCCCCAAAAGCAATAG
- a CDS encoding TRAP transporter small permease subunit, giving the protein MRPLLALSNSIDWLNEKLGGICNWLVLAACVVSAANAMIRYAFGYSSNAWLELQWYMFAVFVMFGASYTFKKNEHVRVEILYLMLSERGQLKLDLIGTLCFLIPSCLLLSYLSWPFFMQAYAVGETSSNAGGLLRWPIKLVVPVGFVFLALQGVSEVIKRIAALKGYVVIDAKYERPTQ; this is encoded by the coding sequence ATGCGCCCATTGTTGGCCCTGAGTAACTCTATCGATTGGCTCAATGAAAAATTAGGCGGCATCTGCAACTGGCTCGTACTCGCCGCCTGCGTGGTGAGTGCCGCCAACGCGATGATCCGCTATGCGTTCGGCTACTCTTCCAACGCCTGGCTCGAACTGCAGTGGTACATGTTCGCCGTCTTCGTGATGTTCGGCGCCTCCTATACGTTCAAGAAGAACGAGCATGTTCGGGTCGAGATTCTCTATCTGATGCTGTCCGAGCGCGGCCAGCTCAAGCTCGACCTGATCGGCACGCTGTGCTTCCTGATCCCGTCCTGCCTGCTGCTCAGCTATCTGTCGTGGCCGTTCTTCATGCAGGCCTACGCCGTCGGCGAAACCTCGAGCAATGCCGGCGGCCTGCTGCGCTGGCCGATCAAGCTCGTCGTTCCCGTGGGCTTCGTTTTCCTGGCGCTGCAAGGCGTCTCCGAGGTGATCAAGCGCATTGCTGCACTGAAGGGTTATGTCGTGATCGATGCGAAATACGAGAGGCCCACGCAATGA
- the moaA gene encoding GTP 3',8-cyclase MoaA, with amino-acid sequence MSGSSLTSSDHRFQPMVDPFGRTIRYLRVSVTDRCDLRCFYCMSEDMTFLPKKDLLTLEELDRLCSAFIAKGVRKIRLTGGEPLVRRNVMSLVRSLSRHLSSGALDELTLTTNASQLARFAGELRDCGVRRVNVSLDTLDAQKFRAITRWGDLDKVLAGIEAARDAGLAVKINAVALKNMNEEEIPSLMEWAHGKGMALTLIEVMPMGDIGEGRIDQYVPLSLLRARLAQRYTLTDLDEDTGGPARYVRVGETGGKLGFITPMTHNFCESCNRVRITCTGTLHTCLGHEDASDLRKPLRASSDDDLLSAAIDRAIGLKPKGHDFIIDRRHNRPSVSRHMSVTGG; translated from the coding sequence ATGAGCGGTTCCTCGTTGACTTCATCCGATCACCGGTTCCAGCCGATGGTCGATCCGTTCGGCCGGACCATCCGGTATCTGCGCGTATCGGTGACCGATCGCTGCGACCTGCGCTGCTTCTACTGCATGTCCGAGGACATGACCTTCCTGCCGAAGAAGGACCTGCTGACGCTGGAAGAACTCGACCGGCTGTGCTCGGCCTTCATCGCCAAGGGCGTGCGCAAGATCCGCCTCACCGGCGGCGAGCCGCTGGTCCGGCGCAACGTGATGTCGCTGGTGCGCTCGCTGTCGCGGCATCTTTCAAGCGGCGCGCTCGATGAACTGACGCTGACCACCAACGCCTCGCAACTGGCGCGCTTCGCCGGCGAATTGCGCGATTGCGGCGTCCGCCGCGTCAACGTTTCGCTCGACACGCTCGATGCGCAGAAATTCCGCGCCATCACGCGCTGGGGCGATCTGGACAAGGTTCTGGCCGGCATCGAGGCCGCGCGCGACGCGGGCCTTGCGGTCAAGATCAATGCGGTGGCGCTGAAGAACATGAACGAGGAGGAAATCCCCTCGCTGATGGAATGGGCGCACGGCAAGGGCATGGCGCTGACGCTGATCGAAGTCATGCCGATGGGCGACATCGGCGAAGGGCGCATCGACCAGTATGTCCCGCTGTCGCTGCTCCGCGCCCGCCTCGCCCAGCGCTACACGCTGACCGACCTCGATGAAGACACCGGCGGGCCCGCCCGCTACGTCCGGGTCGGCGAAACCGGCGGCAAGCTCGGCTTCATCACGCCGATGACCCATAATTTCTGCGAGTCCTGTAATCGGGTACGGATCACCTGTACCGGCACGCTGCACACCTGCCTCGGCCACGAGGATGCCTCCGATTTGCGCAAACCGTTGCGGGCCTCTTCCGACGACGACCTGCTGTCGGCCGCCATCGATCGCGCCATCGGGCTGAAGCCGAAGGGCCACGACTTCATCATCGACCGCCGGCATAATCGCCCGAGCGTCTCTCGCCACATGAGCGTGACCGGCGGCTGA
- a CDS encoding HAD family hydrolase, producing the protein MTLPRTVVFDLDGTLVDTAPDLISALNFVLGREGLPPVALKSARNMIGAGARKLIERGLELEGRAMSVADVDRLLKDFIDYYAAHIAVESRPFEGLEAALDQLAAQGCRFAVCTNKLEWLSKRLLDQLGLSGRFSAICGADTFGVSKPDPIILQQTVARAGGDMAATIMVGDAGPDVGVARRAGIPVVGVEFGYTDVPIAELKPDRLIGHMRELPEAVESLSKVASRS; encoded by the coding sequence ATGACCCTTCCCCGCACTGTTGTCTTCGACCTCGACGGCACCCTCGTCGACACCGCACCGGACCTGATTTCCGCGCTCAATTTCGTGCTGGGCCGTGAAGGCCTGCCGCCCGTCGCCCTGAAATCAGCGCGCAACATGATCGGCGCCGGCGCCCGCAAGCTGATCGAGCGCGGGCTCGAACTGGAAGGCCGCGCGATGAGCGTTGCGGACGTCGATCGCCTCTTGAAGGATTTCATCGACTATTACGCGGCCCACATCGCCGTGGAATCGCGGCCGTTCGAGGGGCTGGAAGCCGCGCTCGATCAGCTTGCGGCGCAGGGCTGCCGCTTCGCGGTGTGCACCAACAAGCTGGAATGGCTGTCGAAGCGGCTGCTCGACCAGTTGGGCCTGAGCGGACGGTTTTCCGCCATCTGCGGCGCGGACACGTTCGGCGTCTCCAAGCCCGATCCCATCATCCTGCAGCAAACAGTGGCGCGGGCGGGTGGCGATATGGCTGCGACCATCATGGTCGGGGACGCCGGCCCCGACGTCGGCGTGGCAAGGCGGGCCGGCATTCCCGTTGTCGGCGTCGAGTTCGGCTACACCGACGTACCGATCGCCGAACTGAAGCCCGACCGGCTGATCGGCCATATGCGCGAGCTGCCGGAGGCGGTGGAAAGCCTCAGCAAGGTTGCGTCAAGATCATAA
- a CDS encoding SDR family NAD(P)-dependent oxidoreductase, which translates to MREFAGKTAFVTGGAAGIGLALGRAFAQSGMKVMLADIETDALQAAVKSLQEISPDISGTICDVADAESVERAAQASFEAFGRVHVVCNNAGVAAGGGIDHISLESWRWVIDVNLMGVLHGVKSFLPHIRAHGEGGYIVNTASMAGMKDGMGFGSYAASKFAVVTMSEGLALQLKPLGIGVSVLCPSFVRTGIGESGRNRPERYGPTQPLDPASPAAAVVAEIARQIEAGLDPASVAARVLTAIREEELYVFTHPGMRAEVEPRFSAILAAMDRVEAP; encoded by the coding sequence ATGCGAGAATTCGCCGGCAAGACAGCCTTTGTGACCGGCGGAGCCGCAGGTATCGGACTTGCGCTCGGCCGGGCGTTTGCTCAATCCGGCATGAAAGTGATGCTGGCCGATATCGAGACGGATGCACTGCAGGCCGCCGTTAAAAGCCTGCAGGAAATCTCCCCCGACATAAGCGGCACCATCTGCGATGTGGCCGATGCGGAAAGCGTCGAGCGTGCGGCGCAGGCTTCGTTCGAAGCCTTCGGGCGGGTTCATGTGGTCTGCAACAATGCCGGTGTCGCCGCCGGCGGCGGCATCGACCACATCTCGCTGGAGAGTTGGCGATGGGTCATCGACGTCAACCTGATGGGCGTGCTCCACGGCGTCAAAAGTTTTCTGCCCCATATCCGCGCCCATGGGGAGGGCGGTTATATCGTCAACACCGCATCGATGGCGGGGATGAAGGACGGAATGGGATTCGGCTCGTACGCGGCGAGCAAGTTTGCCGTGGTCACTATGTCGGAGGGTCTTGCCCTGCAGCTCAAGCCGCTCGGCATCGGCGTGAGCGTATTGTGTCCGAGCTTCGTCCGTACCGGGATCGGCGAGAGCGGACGCAACCGGCCGGAGCGCTATGGGCCGACGCAACCCCTCGATCCCGCCAGTCCGGCGGCGGCCGTCGTGGCCGAGATCGCAAGGCAGATCGAGGCGGGGCTGGATCCTGCTTCCGTCGCGGCGCGGGTGCTGACCGCGATCCGGGAGGAAGAACTCTATGTTTTCACGCATCCCGGCATGCGGGCTGAGGTGGAGCCGCGCTTTTCCGCCATTTTGGCTGCGATGGATCGGGTAGAGGCTCCATAA
- the rpiA gene encoding ribose-5-phosphate isomerase RpiA encodes MDIDQLKRQAAAQALEHVQDGMKLGLGTGSTAKHFVDLLGQRVAGGLRVVGVPTSEATRAQAEACKIPLTTLDEVDRLDLTVDGADELDPALNLIKGGGGALLREKIVAAASDRMIVIADDTKWVDVLGRFPLPVEVIPFGLAATQRAMATAFAQSGVSGQMGLRKGKDGHVFVTDGGHWIVDAHLERITDAPRLAGLLSLIPGVVEHGLFIGLASIAVLAGAQGIRVVERRQRR; translated from the coding sequence GTGGATATCGACCAATTAAAGCGGCAGGCGGCAGCGCAGGCGCTGGAGCATGTGCAGGATGGCATGAAGCTTGGACTCGGCACCGGCTCGACTGCCAAGCATTTTGTCGACCTGCTCGGTCAGAGGGTTGCCGGCGGGTTACGCGTGGTGGGCGTGCCGACGTCGGAAGCGACCCGCGCCCAGGCCGAAGCGTGCAAAATTCCGTTGACCACGCTGGACGAGGTCGACCGGCTCGATCTCACCGTCGATGGCGCCGACGAGCTCGATCCCGCGCTGAACCTGATCAAGGGCGGCGGCGGCGCGCTGTTGCGGGAGAAGATCGTGGCGGCGGCCTCGGATCGCATGATCGTGATTGCTGACGATACCAAATGGGTCGATGTTCTCGGCCGTTTCCCCCTACCTGTGGAAGTGATCCCGTTCGGGCTGGCCGCAACCCAGCGGGCCATGGCCACGGCATTTGCCCAAAGCGGCGTTTCCGGGCAAATGGGGCTCCGCAAGGGCAAGGACGGCCACGTTTTTGTCACCGATGGCGGCCACTGGATTGTCGATGCCCATCTGGAACGCATCACGGATGCGCCGCGTCTGGCGGGCCTGTTGAGCCTGATCCCGGGTGTCGTCGAACACGGGTTGTTCATTGGCCTGGCGAGCATCGCCGTCCTGGCAGGTGCGCAGGGAATTCGCGTAGTTGAGCGGCGGCAGCGCCGGTAA
- a CDS encoding DUF2059 domain-containing protein: MKSLSRILSAAGLAVGLALTAVPANAQQKQAPAAAPALKPASPAAIAAAKEILTMKNASAMYASAVPNLVEQTKNVLMQSNLNYQKDLNEVAVIVAKNLAGREKEIGEGMAQVYANEFTEQELKDLVNFYKSPLGQKLLASEPRAIQFSMAYMNQWAQNFAEVINGQFRAEMKKRGKEI, encoded by the coding sequence ATGAAGAGCCTTTCACGGATTTTGTCGGCGGCCGGCCTTGCAGTGGGACTGGCCCTGACCGCCGTTCCCGCCAACGCGCAGCAGAAGCAGGCCCCCGCCGCGGCGCCCGCGCTCAAGCCAGCGTCACCGGCTGCGATCGCCGCTGCCAAGGAAATCCTGACGATGAAGAACGCGAGCGCGATGTACGCCTCCGCCGTTCCGAATCTGGTCGAGCAGACCAAGAACGTGCTGATGCAGAGCAATCTGAACTATCAGAAAGACCTCAACGAGGTCGCTGTGATCGTTGCCAAGAATCTCGCCGGCCGCGAGAAGGAAATCGGCGAGGGCATGGCGCAGGTCTATGCCAACGAGTTCACCGAGCAGGAGCTGAAGGATCTCGTCAATTTCTACAAGTCGCCGCTCGGCCAGAAGCTGCTTGCGAGCGAGCCGCGCGCTATCCAGTTCAGCATGGCCTACATGAACCAGTGGGCGCAGAACTTTGCCGAAGTCATCAACGGCCAGTTCCGCGCCGAGATGAAGAAGCGCGGCAAAGAAATTTAA
- the gor gene encoding glutathione-disulfide reductase, producing the protein MAEFDVDLFVIGGGSGGVRAARIAAGHGARVMVAEEYRMGGTCVIRGCVPKKLFVLGSHVRHEIADAAGFGWTIPEVSFDWPTLVANKDKEIARLEAAYAANVEKSGARIAKTRAVLEDAHTLRLMTGEKVTAKYILIATGGAPNHGREIPGIEHVISSNEAFHLTELPKRIVIQGGGYIALEFAGIFAGFGSDVTVIYRGDNILRGFDEDVRKHVRAEMEKQGITIITGCTIDKVDRHGNEFTTHLSSGSSIASEKVMFAIGRHPNVANLGLEKAGVAINPANGGIAVDEWSKTSADNIYAIGDVTHRLNLTPVAIREGHAFADTVFGKRPVQVDHATIPTAVFSQPEVGTVGLTEAQARAQVSHVDIYKADFRPIKATMSGRDTRVLMKLVVDGTTDRVLGCHIVGDTAAEIVQAVAIAVKMKATKADFDATIALHPTAAEELVTMRTPTARYVRQAAE; encoded by the coding sequence ATGGCTGAGTTCGACGTCGATCTGTTCGTCATCGGCGGTGGTTCGGGCGGCGTGCGCGCCGCCCGCATCGCCGCCGGCCATGGCGCCAGGGTCATGGTCGCCGAAGAATACCGGATGGGCGGCACCTGCGTGATCCGCGGCTGCGTGCCGAAAAAGCTGTTCGTGCTCGGCTCGCACGTCCGCCACGAGATCGCGGACGCCGCCGGTTTCGGCTGGACCATCCCGGAAGTCTCCTTCGACTGGCCGACGCTGGTCGCCAACAAGGACAAGGAGATCGCGCGGCTCGAAGCCGCCTACGCCGCCAATGTCGAGAAGAGCGGCGCGCGCATCGCAAAGACCCGTGCGGTGCTGGAAGACGCCCACACGCTGCGCCTGATGACCGGCGAAAAGGTCACCGCAAAATATATCCTGATCGCGACCGGCGGTGCGCCCAACCACGGGCGGGAGATTCCCGGCATCGAGCACGTGATTTCCTCCAACGAGGCGTTTCATCTCACCGAATTGCCGAAGCGCATCGTGATCCAAGGGGGCGGCTATATCGCGCTGGAATTCGCCGGCATCTTCGCCGGCTTCGGCTCCGACGTGACCGTGATCTATCGCGGCGACAACATCCTGCGCGGGTTCGACGAGGACGTCCGCAAGCACGTGCGCGCCGAGATGGAGAAGCAGGGCATCACCATCATCACCGGCTGCACCATCGATAAAGTGGACAGGCACGGCAATGAATTCACCACCCATTTGTCGAGCGGCTCAAGCATTGCTTCCGAAAAGGTGATGTTCGCGATCGGGCGGCACCCGAACGTCGCCAATCTCGGGCTCGAGAAGGCCGGCGTCGCCATCAATCCGGCGAATGGCGGCATCGCCGTCGATGAGTGGTCCAAAACCTCGGCCGACAACATCTATGCGATCGGCGACGTCACCCATCGCCTCAATTTGACGCCGGTGGCGATCCGCGAGGGCCATGCCTTTGCCGACACCGTGTTCGGCAAGCGTCCGGTCCAGGTCGATCACGCCACCATTCCGACGGCAGTGTTCTCGCAGCCCGAGGTCGGCACCGTCGGTCTGACCGAAGCGCAGGCGCGCGCGCAGGTGAGCCATGTCGACATCTACAAGGCCGATTTCCGCCCGATCAAGGCGACGATGTCCGGCCGCGACACCCGCGTGCTGATGAAGCTCGTGGTCGACGGCACCACCGATCGCGTGCTCGGCTGTCACATCGTCGGCGACACGGCCGCCGAAATCGTTCAGGCGGTCGCGATCGCCGTGAAGATGAAGGCGACCAAGGCCGATTTCGACGCGACCATCGCGCTGCATCCGACGGCGGCAGAAGAGCTGGTGACGATGCGCACGCCGACGGCGCGGTATGTGAGGCAGGCGGCGGAGTAG
- a CDS encoding 3-hydroxybutyryl-CoA dehydrogenase has translation MIETIGIVGAGTMGNGIAQVCAAAGFPVVMTDISDAALTRGMSVVSNSLERLVNKQKMTDADRQAALARITTSTDTAKFSTCDLVIEAATENEDLKVKILKDLCTKLQPRALLATNTSSISITKLAAATDRPDRFIGLHFFNPVPLMALLELIRGLQTSDDTHAKAEAFAKRIGKVSITAKNSPGFAVNRILCPMINEAIFALQEGIATAEDLDAGMKLGCNHPIGPLALADMIGLDTMLSVMEVFYQGFNDPKYRPAPLLKEMVAAGHLGRKTGQGFYSYGK, from the coding sequence ATGATCGAAACAATCGGCATCGTCGGCGCGGGCACCATGGGCAACGGCATTGCGCAGGTGTGCGCCGCCGCCGGTTTTCCCGTGGTCATGACCGACATCTCGGATGCTGCGCTGACGCGCGGCATGTCGGTCGTGTCGAACAGCCTGGAGCGGCTGGTCAACAAGCAGAAGATGACCGATGCGGACCGGCAGGCCGCGCTGGCGCGGATCACGACGAGCACGGACACTGCAAAATTTTCCACCTGCGATCTCGTGATCGAGGCGGCGACCGAAAATGAGGATTTGAAGGTCAAGATCCTGAAGGATCTCTGCACGAAGCTGCAGCCGCGGGCGCTGCTCGCCACCAACACCTCCTCGATCTCGATCACGAAGCTCGCTGCCGCGACCGACCGGCCGGACCGCTTCATCGGCCTGCATTTCTTCAATCCGGTACCGTTAATGGCGCTATTGGAGTTGATCCGCGGCCTGCAAACGTCGGACGACACCCACGCCAAGGCCGAGGCGTTTGCGAAGCGGATCGGCAAGGTATCCATAACTGCAAAGAACAGCCCGGGCTTTGCGGTCAACCGCATCCTGTGCCCGATGATCAACGAGGCGATCTTTGCGCTTCAAGAAGGCATCGCCACCGCCGAAGATCTCGACGCCGGCATGAAGCTCGGCTGCAACCACCCGATCGGCCCGCTGGCGCTCGCCGACATGATCGGTTTGGACACCATGCTGTCGGTGATGGAAGTCTTCTACCAGGGCTTCAACGATCCGAAATATCGTCCCGCGCCGCTGCTGAAGGAAATGGTCGCCGCCGGCCATCTCGGCCGCAAGACCGGGCAGGGATTTTATAGCTACGGGAAGTGA